Proteins encoded by one window of Lasioglossum baleicum chromosome 4, iyLasBale1, whole genome shotgun sequence:
- the LOC143207812 gene encoding uncharacterized protein LOC143207812, protein MRLTRVIEKIKLFHIFSVSAFLRETYLLLCLRSSPRVALLKLLFLVRRTWSTHPLVGLEKCLIVLVYCNSDNLSDECIFTKNIYTQMEMPTNTWTVVQFLADGTVEAVPNSWLEGDKCYWPPVHKSKLSNAIQQCELPQPSWEYFSVKIFKNSTFDDYTKARRKAKEAEETSDLFNKYT, encoded by the exons atgcggcttacccgcgtgatcgaaaaaattaagctgtttcatatattctctgtcagtgctttcctgcgagaaacatatctgcttctctgtcttcgtagttcaccccgagtggcgctgttgaagttactatttCTGGTCCGGCGCACATGGTCGACACACCCCCTGGTCGGTTTAGAGAAgtgtctaattgtattagtgtattgtaatagtgataatttatccgacgagtgtatatttacaaaa aatatatacacacaaatggagatgcctacaaatacatggaccgttgtccaatttttggcggacggaacggtagaagcagtgccaaatagttggctggaaggcgacaaatgttattggccaccggtacacaaatcaaaattgagcaacgcaatccaacaatgtgaactgcctcaaccttcgtgggagtacttttctgtaaagatcttcaaaaacagtacctttg acgactacacgaaggctagaagaaaagcaaaggaggccgaagagaccagcgacttgtttaataaatacacttaa